In Phaseolus vulgaris cultivar G19833 chromosome 3, P. vulgaris v2.0, whole genome shotgun sequence, the sequence ggttaaactcagaacacgtcgtatcaacagaatacccgatggtacgatgcgccgtcgaaaggggatcaggggcacagtaggagtcaggatcaAATCGAATGACTGGATGTCTCATCAGCCATACaggaagcgccacgtggatcaagttgaaTGATTGAACGTCCCATCAGGTATACaggaagcgccacgtggatcaagttgaatgactgaacgtcccatcagctatacaagaagcgcctcgtggaagatacgggaagggccttgagctcttcgctgtccccaggcgtcgaccaagcccaaggtcaaagtcaatgtcaaggtagGGACGatgcccgaggcgtcgcctggaatgacataaaggacgacgccagcatgagacgtcgcgggcgtcgcccaccaaaatatcagcgagttcgcctccccgatacccacaggtaggaaagactgtggagggagacggagtcgaagaaggtgaagttagttactggcgtcgcATCCCTgagacccacaggtaggaaagactgtggagggaggcgggaccgccaaaacgccagcgaatcgtTGGTAGGGCGTTCCctgatacctatgggaaggaaagaccatggagggaacgaccccctctCAGAACACTCGGCGTTTCAGACacccgaggacgatacggcgctgctgtagtaggcctctccttaggcgtgggcgttGGGTGCTAGGGATCAAGGGAAGGACCGTTTGGGTGTTAGAAGCACCCCGCGGACGATACGGCTCcattaggtgagcctctccGTGGGCGTGGGCATCGGCGCGTGACCTTTCCCAGGCTTACAAGGCCGCCCGACGAAGTGAAAGAAGCGAGTATAATGCAAGCCAAACAACCAAGGCACAAGAAGGCAAAGGATGAGAATAAAATCACACAGGCAGAATTTTATGTCGCGAGGACACGAAAGCAATCATAACAAAATTCCAGAGTTGTAGCAAAGGTGCAGacaattcaaagaattacaagtttaacaGAGAGAGTCAAAAACAGAGGTAAAGTGTAAAGGAGTAAAGCTTGAAGGtaaaggtggcgggtgagagacagcggttcagtcatccaagtccacgggcacgaccttcccgtcgacgacatggtgtgtggggtcgcagtttgaaatattgatgccagggttctcgcaggacacctgagtcagagcctcttggaagccctctTCAAACGCCCCCGCCATCTCCCCGGTTAATTCTTGGACCTCTCCCTCTAGTTCCGCAACCCTAGAGTCCTTGGATGTCAATTGcttctccagaaattccttctccacgcggagcttgttagccttggcttggagaaggctcaaagcttcaaccttcgcagccaaggcgccctctctctcacctagcttctgcctccaagcagcatCCAGCTCTTCAAGTTTTCTTCGCTGCACTTCGGATGTAAGAGCTGCCTCTTGGAGGCCAATGTTTTGGATTTGGCAAGAGGTGAGCTGGGCTAGTTGAGCGGCATGCGCCTGTTCCAGTTCTCGCGCGTACGCCTCAGCCCCTTCCCTGCCCTCATGGGCCAATTTTAGCAAagattgggaagcttcctccttgagcCCCCAGTTTTGTTTTTCCTCCTTCAACGCCCCCACCTCTTGTCTCAGCTTGCGGAGAGCCTCCCTCCCTTTGATAGCATTTCGAGCCTGAGTGCGCCACTTGATTGCCACCGCCAGGAATGCCCCcatataataaggcatgcctccccccttttgaggatcagtcggcgacattccttcggtgaagccctgcgtcaactccctatAAATGGGGCGAGGAATTCAGGGTTTGCGAGAAGTCGAGGCAGGCACTGATACAGGTGGGGCGGAGCCCGAGGCCTCAGCTGCGTCACGACGCGGCAACGGCGAGAGCGGGGGAACCAAGTCAATCCTTTCCTCTCGTTGCTCGTGGGCTGGTGGAGGTGGCGGTGATGTGGCACTAggaggatcgtccctgagagagTTCCCACCACCGGGGGGCGCGGCGGGTGAGGCAGGGAGGCCCGTAGCCCTCCTCTTATGGGAAACCAGGGCAGTACCCGAGTCTTCGCTGTCAGAATCTACTATCagcaccctttttcctttgttagGGTGTGCTGGGGCAGGGGTCGATGCCATAGCTAATGGAACCGCGGCAATgggaggaggagaagcagaCGGTGGAGGAATCGGCAGGGAAGCGACGGTGGGCACGTCAGAGGCGACGGCGTCCCCACCCTCTTTGGTAGATTTTGCCTTCTTCAAAAATTTTGCAAGAGCAAGCCGCCTCGaggaagtcatcactgaacctgcagcAGCGAAAAATAGTAGAGTAAAGGTTAGTTCTGATAAAGCAAAAGAGAAATTCTATGGCCAGACACACGCAGATAACCACAACAGCTAATGCATTATAAACAATCCAGGGCAGATACCaaagtaggtagaaagcccatgggcgttgaattcgttcgcgatgagtttggcagtatcgaagactaccccagtcccgccaaggctttgcacacgtCCCGGTCAGAGGGGGTAAGCTCATCCAAAGCCAgggccttcatggttatgggcttatccgtccagtataggggaaagccctctaggatggtaggatcgcgcttggtcgcacgtactttgaagaatttccctttccatcctttgaaagaattttggaagagcgtaaggatgatgcgcccggcgatgctaggaaagctcatccataggctcttcccctgtttctttacctcgaaaaagtgaagaaaaacgtttACGGAAGAGGGGACACCTAGATATCCGCAGAGAATCTGAAACCCCcttacgaaagcccagctgttggggtggagctgggctggGGCGGTGTTTATCTCTGTAAGCAGTTCTTTCTCGAAGGATGTAAGGGGCAGATGCAGGCCCACTCTCTTGAGTACCATTtgataaaggaagaagaaggggcttCCCCTAGTGTCCCTTGAGTCCgcgcaaacgggcatcccaggtcgcacccggcataccaggacttgggagtcgtgatttttatGAAAGGCGTTGAAATTATAAagcgcagggtcccccctgtgagcctccacgtcctcaacagagtttaggagggagcattcgtcgagaagatcgtcgggggcccagtcgtattcgcccttataataagacttagggagcgggggaggcgcgacggtcttagttttcgccatcgATGCCagagctgaagatcaaaagaaaaagaaagggttcagagaaaaggggttgggagaagaaaaggggaaaaaatggaAGAATCCTAGGAGAgccctacccacacgagagcAAAGGGGAACGAGAGGAACGAAGAAGCATACAAACGATATCCAAAGAAATGCagtaatatggacagtcccaggcaaTTCATGCAGTgaagagaatcatcaaggaggggaaaaaccgtacctttgggggctgaagggcgtggagagcggaagcacgaatgagcaggggtcgcgagagaagggattcagagaagatgaacagtgaggaagggcagagaaagtggatgtaacagtggttgcaagcgcggggtttgggtaacttaaacgttacaagAAGCGCGAGGGACAACAAATGATGACCGTgtgatgatgccacgtgttgcaggattaagcactcaaggggagcgcaagaggttcttaaagatgaccgcacgatgaaccacgtggcacgcgattaagcgtagCCCCAAAGGGCATTATTTTtcccgcttcagaggatgtccaatcagccattaagaacacccctgtggttcagaaagtgtcacgtcagtaattcgaagaattgttgagtcagcagggaatgacacgtggacggcgtgggcgaggccttagtctttgcgctgaagacaagtcttcggcttaagactggggggcttgtgtaccgtcccgtatccgggcgttgactaagtcaaggtcaaagtcaacgcagggcgtcgcctaggtggagagacgccaagtgccagcatcgctaagaggaagcgtcgccaaggcaaggcgtcgcctaggtgaaggcgtcgcccaaccagggcgtcgccaagatcaaatatcattaagtcaaggcaATCACTGTgcggctccccgatacccatgggtaggaaagaccatggagggggcgacgccgtgggaaggccccaaaccctgtataaccagggaacagtaataaagaggagagaaaggtggcttcaaggccatagtaacaacagcagtatagggcagcctgactcgtgaagtacccctgccgccccagagacgcctttgggacagatacgacccaagaggaaggtcacgcccagggtagacgggtgcagggtacgagaggagggcagatacgctctcaaagtaagtgactagatgattgggggcatgag encodes:
- the LOC137839226 gene encoding early nodulin-like protein 18, translated to MTSSRRLALAKFLKKAKSTKEGGDAVASDVPTVASLPIPPPSASPPPIAAVPLAMASTPAPAHPNKGKRVLIVDSDSEDSGTALVSHKRRATGLPASPAAPPGGGNSLRDDPPSATSPPPPPAHEQREERIDLVPPLSPLPRRDAAEASGSAPPVSVPASTSRKP